The window TCATTGATTGAGCCCGCTGCATGGCTGGCAGGCGCATGGCTCTTTGGTGCCACGATGATTGGGCGGCCAGATGAATAGGCAATTCTGTCTGGATGGAGTTCCAGCTCGTCAGCAGCCAGAAGATTTTCATATTGGCCGACGACCGTTACATCAAACAGGCGCGCATAACGAGAGACTGCGAGATCAGGATTGGCTTTCACATCAATCCAGTGGATGCGCTCGGAGGGCAATTCACCATCCATGAATGACTGAAATTTTTCAGCCACTTCATCGGTGCGCTTCAGAACGATATCGGAGATGGAATCTTGAACGGAACCAAGAAGCCATTTGGGTATGCTGCGTGTGATGTTGGATGCACCATGAGCCATGATGCCGGTAAGATGCGCATCATATTTGTTGGCCATCTGCACGCCCATATGGAGTGCGGCATCGGAAGCTTCGCCACCATTATAAGCGACAAGAATATTCTTGATTGCCATTCAATCACTCCTCTCGTTAGGGACTGATTTTAGGCTCGGGGCGGGGGACCTGTATGTCCCCTGCTTAATGGGACAAGATGACGCGGCAACTCGATAGGTTCAATTCATTGATAATGAAAGAGTTTCTTGCTTGCTTAGTTTTCGTTGGTATTACAAAGCGCAAAGAGGGCGGACTTGGAGTTGATACCCAATTTCTCATAAGAGCGCTTGCGATAAGTCGTAACCGTATTGGCGGCGAGGCCCAGTTGCCAGGCGATTGCTTCTGTCGTCAGGCCTTTGAGGACAAGCTTGCAGACTTCCTGCTCTCGGCTGGACAGTGTATTGAGCGGGCTTTTATGGGACTCGGTCTGCTCCTTGGAATAGTGCAGCAACACAATCTGGGCGATCATGTCCCAGAAGAGATGACGTATTTTTTGCTCACTGACAGAAAAGAGGCCGCTCTCCTTGTAGCGATAGAAATTCATCAAAATAGTGTCACCATAACTGCTGGCAACGACAGAGATGACATCGACAATGCCTGGATCGGCGAAATAGGTCTTGTAAAACAGCTCCGACATCTGAGGCCGCAGATCCGCAAGGTTGCGCAACTGCACTCCATCCTGATGGCGGCAAGTATCAATAACAGAGCGAAGTGGGTCACTCTTGTAACCATCGCTTAGATATTTCTGCGCCAGGAGCAGAGCGGTTTTCTGATGGTTGTTGTTGAAGGATAGATAGCAGTCCGGCGTTTCCGTCCGAAAGGAATAGATCATACATTGATCAGCCTGAATGACTTTCTCAATGACCGACAGAAAATCCCTGTTGAAATGGTCCTTGCCCGCCGCCTTCATGCATTTGAGGACGATATCAATGAAATCCGGTGACCCTTCACCCTGCAAGTGCCATTCAAGTGTCATGATGCGATCTTTTCTTCTCTGGTTCGATCTGGTCTGTCTCATTCATGAAAGTTGCGACAAGTATCAAGATTTAATGTAACAATTAACATATTAACTTTTCAAGATTTGATAGTCTCGAAACTCTCAATCCCGCCATTTTCTAAGGTGCGTTTTATCCCGATTTGCCCGTTACAGGTCTGTCCCCTTTTCCAGAGGGCATCTTTTTCTGACGATTTTTCTAGAATAGGGGCAACAGATCAACATTTGCGCCCATTTGGGCATTTCCGTTCTCAATTGAGCGGTCCGACAGGGAGGGACATACAGATCATGGGACAAGCGACACAAGGGACATATCAAGCCGGTCTATCTGCCGCTGAAGTCGCCAACCTTGCAGGTGACAATCCGATAATCAAACTCTCATCAAACGAAAATCCGTTCGGTCCATCCCCGAAAGCGATTGCGGCAGCGCAGGAAACGCTGGCTCAGGTCAATTCATATCCTGAGCGGGATGATGCCAAAATCCGCGAAGCCCTCGCTGCTTTTCACGGCAACGGATTGAGCGAAGAAAACTTCTTCTCTGCAAATAGTGGCGTTGAAACACTGGCTTTGATTGAAGAGGCACTGATCAACCCAAAAGAGCGAGCCATCATCTGCCCCCCTTGTTTTGGTGCGTATCGCTCATCCCTCGGCAATCGAGACGCCCTCATTGATGCGGTACCCTTGAAAGGGGATCACTATGAGGTGGATGTCGAGGGAATCCTTTCTGCCGTCACTGAAGACACAAGACTGGTCTATCTGTGCAATCCGAACAATCCGACCGGAACGTTCTTCGGTCAGGACATTCTGGACGCGGTTCTTGACGGTCTGCCAGACCATGTCACTCTGATTTATGACGAAGTCTATTATCAATTTGCGACCGAGTTTGATCTGCCAGATGCACAAAAGCATGTTCGTGATGGTCGCAACATTGTCATCGTCCATAGCTTCTCCAAAGCCTATGGCCTTGCTGGCATGCGCATCGGATATGGCATCGGCCCTGCAGATATTATCAAAAAGATCCGGGGCAAGAAGCGTAGCTTCCATGTCAATTCCGTTTCCATGGCGGCGGCACTGGCTGCGATTAATGACGAAGAGCATTTATCCCAAACCGTTAGCAATAACACCCTGGAGCGGGTTCGTGTCTCTCAAGGTCTGAAACAGCTGGGTTTGAAGGTTGCGCCAAGCCAGTCGAATTTCGTCATGTTCCAATGCCCCTACGATCTCTCAGCCAAAGAACTGACTACCAAGCTGGTGGCCGTAGGAGTCATGGTGCGACCTGCTTTTGATCTTACAACCCATATTCGCGCCACGATTGGCAAGCCTGACGAGAATGCTCGCATGCTTGCAGCGCTCTCCGATATCTTGAAATAACCAGCCAGGACTTAAGACAGCTATCATGACAAAGCCAACAACAATGACTGGCGGCGAAGCCGTTGTGAAATCCCTCACCAAGCTTGGTATTGATACCATCTTTGGTTTGCCGGGTGTTCAAAATGACTGGCTTTACAATGCCTTCTACGATCATCGTGATGATTTTCGCATCATTCATACCCGCCATGAACAGGGTGCTGCCTATATGGGCATGGGCCATGCATTAGCCTCAGACAAGCCAACTGTTTTCAATGTTGTGCCGGGTCCGGGTCTTCTGAATGCAACTGCCGCCATGTCGACTGCCTATGCGCTGAATGCCAAACTGATGTGCCTGACTGGTCAGATCAATTCAAAGACCATCGGCAAGGATTTCGGCGAACTACACGAGATCAACAATCAGCTGGAAATCATTCGCTCTCTGACCAAATGGGCCGAACGCGGTAACAGCCCTGCTGAAATTCCAGGTCTGATGCGCGAATCCTTCCAGCAAATGTTGTCCGGTCGTGCCCGTCCGGTGGGGCTGGAAGTTCCAATGGATATCTTGGCAGCGCAAGGTGAAGTTGCTGTAGATTTCGATGCGGTATCTCCGAGCTATCCAGAACTTGACGAGGACGCAGTCAGAGATGCGGTCAAGCTTCTGGGTAAGGCCAAAAATCCGATGATCTTTGTCGGGTCTGGCGCCCAAGGCTGTAGCAGCGAGGTGCGTTTGCTGGCTGAAATGCTACAAGCTCCGGTGATCGGTTATCGCACCGGTATGGGCGTTGTTGATGCCCGCAGTCCATATTCGCTGCACCAGCCAGCCGCCAAAGATCTTTGGATGAAAGCTGATGTCGTACTGGCAATCGGCACCAATATGCGCGTTCCAGCTCGCAAATGGTCCAAGAAACATCTGCCGGACATCATTCGCATTGATGTGGATGAGACGTCCCACAACAAGTTCTATGAGCCCAAACTGGCGATCACCGCTCGTGCGGAGCAGGCACTGCCTGTGCTGATCAATCGTCTGGGCGTGGAAAATGACAAGCGCGTATCTCGCGAAGATGAGTTTCTTGCAGCGAAAGCCGATTGGGCAAAACGTTCCTCTGTACTGGAACCTCAGCTTAGTTATCTCAAAGTCATCCGCGAAGAACTAGGCGAAGATGGCATTTTTGTTGACGAACTGACCCAGGTCGGTTTTGTCAGCCGGATTTGCTATCCTGTCTATAATCCGAGAACTTACATCTCCACCGGCTATCAGGGTACATTGGGATATGGCTTCCCGACTGCCTTGGGTGTGAAGGTCGCAAGACCAGATGTGCCGGTCATTTCCGTTACCGGAGATGGTGGCTTCATGTTTGGTGTACAGGAACTGGCAACTGCTGTTCAGCA is drawn from Cohaesibacter gelatinilyticus and contains these coding sequences:
- a CDS encoding universal stress protein, coding for MAIKNILVAYNGGEASDAALHMGVQMANKYDAHLTGIMAHGASNITRSIPKWLLGSVQDSISDIVLKRTDEVAEKFQSFMDGELPSERIHWIDVKANPDLAVSRYARLFDVTVVGQYENLLAADELELHPDRIAYSSGRPIIVAPKSHAPASHAAGSINEKAVVAWDGRRTASRAFFDAMHILETKSDVTIVTIGGPKTGKKQDQIDLQTIMKRHGVDAKHLFLPRTEKSIATTLLDVCKQEDAGLLVMGAYEHSKLAEDIWGGVTSQVLAETHLPVFLSH
- a CDS encoding helix-turn-helix transcriptional regulator — its product is MTLEWHLQGEGSPDFIDIVLKCMKAAGKDHFNRDFLSVIEKVIQADQCMIYSFRTETPDCYLSFNNNHQKTALLLAQKYLSDGYKSDPLRSVIDTCRHQDGVQLRNLADLRPQMSELFYKTYFADPGIVDVISVVASSYGDTILMNFYRYKESGLFSVSEQKIRHLFWDMIAQIVLLHYSKEQTESHKSPLNTLSSREQEVCKLVLKGLTTEAIAWQLGLAANTVTTYRKRSYEKLGINSKSALFALCNTNEN
- a CDS encoding pyridoxal phosphate-dependent aminotransferase → MGQATQGTYQAGLSAAEVANLAGDNPIIKLSSNENPFGPSPKAIAAAQETLAQVNSYPERDDAKIREALAAFHGNGLSEENFFSANSGVETLALIEEALINPKERAIICPPCFGAYRSSLGNRDALIDAVPLKGDHYEVDVEGILSAVTEDTRLVYLCNPNNPTGTFFGQDILDAVLDGLPDHVTLIYDEVYYQFATEFDLPDAQKHVRDGRNIVIVHSFSKAYGLAGMRIGYGIGPADIIKKIRGKKRSFHVNSVSMAAALAAINDEEHLSQTVSNNTLERVRVSQGLKQLGLKVAPSQSNFVMFQCPYDLSAKELTTKLVAVGVMVRPAFDLTTHIRATIGKPDENARMLAALSDILK
- a CDS encoding thiamine pyrophosphate-dependent enzyme, with translation MTKPTTMTGGEAVVKSLTKLGIDTIFGLPGVQNDWLYNAFYDHRDDFRIIHTRHEQGAAYMGMGHALASDKPTVFNVVPGPGLLNATAAMSTAYALNAKLMCLTGQINSKTIGKDFGELHEINNQLEIIRSLTKWAERGNSPAEIPGLMRESFQQMLSGRARPVGLEVPMDILAAQGEVAVDFDAVSPSYPELDEDAVRDAVKLLGKAKNPMIFVGSGAQGCSSEVRLLAEMLQAPVIGYRTGMGVVDARSPYSLHQPAAKDLWMKADVVLAIGTNMRVPARKWSKKHLPDIIRIDVDETSHNKFYEPKLAITARAEQALPVLINRLGVENDKRVSREDEFLAAKADWAKRSSVLEPQLSYLKVIREELGEDGIFVDELTQVGFVSRICYPVYNPRTYISTGYQGTLGYGFPTALGVKVARPDVPVISVTGDGGFMFGVQELATAVQHKIPLIVLLFNNNQYGNVQQMQKNNYGGRVIATDLHNPDFVKMAESFGAQGILANGPEEVRAAIRKAQTVDVPTVIEIPIGDMPSVDQFR